The DNA region TCAGAGGATCTATTCCATCAAAAAGAGACTGAATATCTTGTCCTTTTAAAGGTGGAAGAATTTCAAAAGAAAAAAGAGTCTTTTTAGCGTTTTTCAGGTGTTCTACGACTTTCATCTTCTTGGATAAGTGAAGCTCAAAAATACTTATTTTTATCGAAGAGTTTAACCAATAAACGTCAAAAGGTTTAAGCTTTTAATCATTTTTAAAAATTGATTATAAGTATTTAGTTATCACAGGGAAATTTTAAGCAAACTAGGGCTGTTTTTAAAACAAGCCAGGCGCCAAATTCCCGTCTTTGCTTTGAGGGTATTCTCTCTGGACGTTTATAGAGATAGGGTCCGAAAAGTTTCCAACCTGGTCCTCAGCTATTTTGAATATGGCAATATATTGCCAGACTACCATAGAGGAACTAGGGGGGATTGGATGAGTGTCTATAAAATCCTTAAGGGTATGATTTGCTAAAAAGACAAACCCTCTGCCATCCTTCCTGTCAACAAATAAATCAAGGGAATCAGCCTTGCGATTCATCAACCGTATCAATGGCCTTCCTCCATCCAGAAAAATCTGAAGCTGAGGTTCCAATGTTACAGAAATATCAAACAAAACTTTAAACCTGTATAAAGCCAGACTTTGATCAATCTCGCGACAAAACTGAGGTGTTTTTTTCAGGTGCTCTACATATTCAGAGATTCTTTTAAATATTCCCGGTGTGACGTTTTGAGGAACCTCAATTTCATCAAAATCTGATAACGTTTCCTGCACTTCAATTTTTTCGCCATAGGCATAAAAATCTTTTACAAGGTTATTCCTTCTAACTTGTTTCTTTGCAAATTCAATTCTTTTCAAGGAGAACTGATACATTTTCAAATCATTACGTATAGAATTCAGCGCTTCATCCGAAATTTCCAGAAATTCTTTTAACTCAGTTAATTTATTGTAAAAATTAATGAGCCACTCGAGACGTAAATGATCAATACTTTGGGAAAACATTTTTGGCGGATTTTGTTTTCACTGCCAACTAAGAAGCAAAACAGTGATACTTTTGATACACAAAATATAGGATTTTCATCTATAAAATACAAGTATCTATCCCTTTGAAGGTAAAAAAAGTCCAATTTCACCAATTTTTTCCATTAACTATTACTCACTAAAGGAAACATATTTCACTCAAAATCACTTATTATACAGTAAAGGAACTGGATGTACAACCAAAACCTAATGTAATTATGGACGAAAATGTGAAAATATTTTTGGGTTTCCTTGCCGGAGCGGCGACGGGCGCAATTGCCGGTATTTTATTAGCACCGGAAAAAGGAGATGTAACCAGAAAAAATATCTCTGATAAAGCATCTCAATTAAAAAGCGATGTAAATGACCAGGTGCAGAAAGGAGTTGAAAAATTAAATACTTTAAAACAATCTGCATTCTCATTGATCAATGACTACAGCCAGCAAACTCAAGCTCAGGCTAACCCATAATACTGGTTTTATAAAAAAAACAGAAAAGCTGTCTCAGATATGATGAGACAGCTTTTTTTAAATCTATTCAAAGCAGAATGGCTGCCCATCACGACAGCCATTCAACTTTTCGCCTTCCGCTTTTAGCTTTTAGCTTCTAATCATAGTTCAAAACCGGACTAAGCCACTTCTCAACCTCTTCCACAGACATGTTCTTTCTCTTGGCATAATCAGTCACCTGATCTTTTTCTATTTTACCCAATCCAAAATATTTAGAATCAGGGTGAGAAAAATACATGCCACTAACAGATGATGCCGGATACATGGCAAAGCTCTCAGTTAGCGCAATTCCTGTTCTACAGTTGGGATCCAGCAACTTGAATAAAATACTTTTCTCTGTATGATCCGGACATGCAGGATATCCTGGAGCAGGTCTTATCCCCACATACTCTTCTTTTATTAAAGCTTCATTATCAAACGACTCTCCACTTGCATATCCCCAATACTCCTTTCTTACCTTCTCATGCATGCATTCTGCAAAAGCTTCTGCCAGTCTGTCTGCTATAGCTTTGATAAGTATGGAGTTGTAATCGTCGTGATCTTTTTCATACTTTTCGAGTAAAGGTTCAATACCTATACCTGCAGTCACTGCAAAACCACCGATGTAATCATTAATTCCCGATTCTTTTGGGGCGATGAAATCACTGAGCGCCAAATTAGGTATACCTTTGCCTTTCAATCCTTGTTGTCTTAATGTATGAAAAGTCGTAAGGATTTTACTTCTATCTTCTCTGAAAACTTCATGCTTGTGATTACCATGATCAAT from Sporocytophaga myxococcoides includes:
- a CDS encoding YtxH domain-containing protein is translated as MDENVKIFLGFLAGAATGAIAGILLAPEKGDVTRKNISDKASQLKSDVNDQVQKGVEKLNTLKQSAFSLINDYSQQTQAQANP